From Stenotrophomonas maltophilia, a single genomic window includes:
- the recC gene encoding exodeoxyribonuclease V subunit gamma, with the protein MMSDPGSDFRLYHSNSLDVLAALLARNVRAPVAGQPLLAPEVVLIPQVAMRRWLQATLAAEFGVAANLEFLTPGEFVARALKANVSGEQDDLDAAGLHWKLYQALRDPALLAQPPMRALQSYLAGGDALKPWALAGELASVFEKYQAWRRDWLLRWAAGADPADPQAILWRTITHGHDYRARRIQEYLDRFEGAGQPLPKGLPLRMSAFATLNISPDVLRVMATQARVGELHFYMPTPVQSYWGDLQTLAERLRSGAPDPFGEAAGENRLLEAWGAAGRDFMAVLGSYEVVHPAGEIAAYSDPEEDTRPALDEGGLSDSLLHRLQRDLFHRRALPSGELRDGLRSDDPSLQVHACHTRLRELQVLHDQLRSLLQDARFDPPLQAREIAVLAPDIDPYVPYLEAVFGGRGGEEEHIPYALADSSPLAGEPLADVFVHLLGLPVSRFGLNEVLDLLASAPLAEAAGLEAVDFDRLHGWLQQAGARWGLDAKHRDQHQAPADDAYTWQFALDRLVLGHATGSEADLAGVAPWIELEGGALEALDRLLRLLRVLAVYQRRLGELLTPAQWRQRLLSLLDALLPTAPSSPNSQRALERLRKLLNQFAEDAAKAGFNEGVPPEVVRAHFAGALGEADTRAPLLTGGISFGRMVPMRLLPFRVICVLGLNDGDFPRRDPAAGLNQLTAELDTPRRRPGDRSTREDDRFLFLQLFAAAQEVFYLSYLGADPRDGSVREPSVLVSELIDAAAAYHLDPTMAVRDFTVRHALQPFSPAAFGDGDPRRFSYRRQWHPAAGRLTGQRGGLLPWFDAPLPPPLDDAVEDEVALDTLRRFLCDPAGQFLAQSLGLRLADEVEEVDDLEPLVLSSRGPEKRSVQAAVVRATLNGDSEPLYPRLRARGLLPSGALGERQFEVEQLKTRPYASALLGWMQGEPLESRRYEVDIDGVRLHGRVADRHPEGLVRLRAGTLNGNAVIRQGLDWLLANAAGDALPLVQFHDGGDAGPGPHVLPALSVPAARAALRALLQLRQRGLREPLRFAPYTGWVLYNTAGEKQRSEGWKQWHGSDRSWGESSSDAWQLLLRGADPFATDAGYADLLRNSQVVFSAVREGRTLGAEAGPEGNA; encoded by the coding sequence ATGATGAGTGACCCAGGCAGCGATTTCCGCCTCTACCATTCCAATTCCCTGGACGTGCTGGCCGCGCTGCTGGCGCGCAATGTGCGTGCGCCGGTCGCGGGCCAGCCGCTGTTGGCACCGGAAGTGGTGCTGATCCCGCAGGTGGCGATGCGGCGCTGGCTGCAAGCGACACTGGCTGCCGAGTTCGGTGTTGCCGCCAACCTCGAATTCCTCACCCCGGGCGAGTTCGTGGCCCGCGCGCTGAAGGCCAACGTCAGCGGCGAGCAGGACGACCTGGACGCGGCCGGCCTGCACTGGAAGCTGTACCAGGCACTGCGCGATCCGGCGCTGCTGGCACAGCCACCGATGCGCGCGCTGCAGTCCTACCTTGCCGGTGGCGACGCATTGAAGCCGTGGGCGCTGGCTGGCGAACTGGCCTCGGTGTTCGAGAAGTACCAGGCCTGGCGCCGCGACTGGCTGCTGCGCTGGGCGGCCGGTGCCGATCCGGCCGATCCGCAGGCGATCCTGTGGCGCACCATCACCCATGGCCACGACTACCGTGCGCGCCGCATCCAGGAATACCTGGACCGCTTCGAAGGGGCGGGCCAGCCGTTGCCGAAGGGCTTGCCGCTGCGCATGTCCGCGTTCGCGACGCTCAACATCTCCCCCGACGTGCTGCGGGTGATGGCCACCCAGGCACGGGTGGGCGAGCTGCATTTCTACATGCCCACGCCCGTGCAGTCGTACTGGGGCGACCTGCAGACCCTGGCCGAACGCCTTCGCAGCGGCGCGCCGGATCCGTTTGGCGAGGCCGCCGGCGAGAACCGTCTGCTCGAAGCCTGGGGCGCCGCGGGCCGCGACTTCATGGCGGTGCTGGGCAGCTACGAGGTGGTGCACCCGGCCGGTGAGATCGCCGCCTATTCCGATCCGGAAGAAGACACCCGGCCGGCCCTGGACGAAGGCGGCCTGTCCGACAGCCTGCTGCATCGCCTGCAACGCGATCTGTTCCACCGTCGTGCACTGCCTTCGGGCGAACTGCGCGATGGGCTGCGCAGCGACGACCCCAGCCTGCAGGTACACGCCTGCCATACCCGCCTGCGCGAACTGCAGGTGCTGCACGACCAGCTGCGCAGCCTGCTGCAGGACGCGCGTTTCGACCCGCCGCTGCAGGCACGCGAGATCGCGGTGCTGGCGCCGGACATCGATCCCTACGTGCCGTACCTGGAAGCCGTGTTCGGTGGCCGTGGCGGCGAGGAAGAGCACATTCCCTATGCGCTGGCCGACAGCAGCCCGCTGGCCGGCGAGCCGCTGGCCGATGTGTTCGTGCATCTGTTGGGCCTGCCGGTCTCGCGCTTTGGCCTGAACGAAGTGCTGGACCTGCTGGCCAGCGCACCGCTGGCCGAAGCGGCCGGCCTGGAAGCGGTGGACTTCGACCGCCTGCATGGTTGGCTGCAGCAGGCGGGTGCGCGCTGGGGCCTGGACGCGAAGCATCGCGACCAGCACCAGGCACCAGCCGACGATGCCTACACCTGGCAGTTCGCGCTGGACCGGCTGGTGCTTGGCCATGCCACCGGCAGCGAGGCCGACCTGGCCGGCGTGGCGCCGTGGATCGAGCTGGAGGGCGGTGCGTTGGAAGCGCTGGACCGGCTGCTGCGCCTGTTGCGCGTACTGGCGGTCTACCAGCGTCGACTCGGCGAACTGCTGACCCCGGCGCAGTGGCGGCAGCGCCTGCTGTCGCTGCTGGACGCGCTGCTGCCGACCGCGCCCAGTTCGCCCAACAGCCAGCGCGCGCTGGAGCGCCTGCGCAAGCTGCTCAACCAGTTCGCCGAGGACGCTGCCAAGGCCGGCTTCAACGAAGGCGTGCCACCGGAGGTGGTGCGTGCGCACTTCGCCGGGGCACTGGGCGAGGCCGATACGCGCGCACCGTTGCTGACCGGTGGCATCAGCTTCGGCCGCATGGTGCCGATGCGCCTGCTGCCGTTCCGGGTGATCTGCGTGCTGGGCCTGAATGACGGCGATTTCCCGCGTCGCGACCCGGCCGCGGGACTCAACCAGCTCACCGCCGAACTGGATACACCGCGCCGCCGCCCGGGCGACCGCTCCACCCGCGAGGACGACCGTTTCCTGTTCCTGCAGCTGTTTGCCGCGGCGCAGGAGGTGTTCTACCTGAGCTACCTGGGTGCCGATCCGCGAGATGGCAGCGTGCGCGAGCCGTCGGTGCTGGTCAGTGAACTGATCGATGCCGCCGCTGCCTATCACCTGGATCCGACGATGGCGGTGCGCGACTTCACCGTGCGCCATGCCTTGCAGCCGTTCTCGCCTGCTGCGTTCGGCGATGGCGATCCGCGTCGATTCAGCTATCGGCGGCAGTGGCATCCGGCGGCCGGCCGCCTCACCGGCCAGAGGGGTGGCCTGCTGCCCTGGTTCGACGCGCCGTTGCCGCCACCGCTCGACGATGCCGTGGAGGACGAGGTCGCACTCGATACCCTGCGCCGCTTCCTGTGTGACCCGGCCGGGCAGTTCCTGGCGCAGTCGCTGGGCCTGCGCCTGGCCGACGAGGTCGAAGAGGTGGATGACCTGGAGCCGCTGGTGCTGTCCTCGCGCGGCCCGGAAAAGCGCAGCGTGCAGGCGGCGGTGGTACGGGCCACGCTCAATGGCGACAGCGAGCCGCTGTATCCGCGGTTGCGCGCGCGTGGCCTGCTGCCATCGGGTGCCTTGGGTGAGCGCCAGTTCGAAGTGGAGCAGCTGAAGACCCGTCCGTATGCCAGCGCGCTGCTGGGGTGGATGCAGGGCGAACCATTGGAAAGCCGCCGGTATGAAGTCGATATCGACGGCGTGCGGCTGCATGGACGGGTGGCCGATCGGCATCCCGAAGGGCTGGTGCGCCTGCGCGCCGGCACCCTCAACGGCAATGCGGTGATCCGCCAGGGCCTGGACTGGCTGTTGGCCAACGCCGCCGGCGATGCCCTGCCGTTGGTGCAGTTCCATGATGGCGGCGATGCCGGACCCGGTCCGCATGTGCTGCCGGCGCTGAGCGTGCCTGCTGCCCGCGCCGCGCTGCGTGCGCTGCTGCAGCTGCGCCAGCGTGGCCTGCGCGAGCCGCTGCGCTTCGCTCCGTATACCGGCTGGGTGCTGTACAACACGGCCGGCGAAAAACAGCGCAGCGAAGGCTGGAAGCAGTGGCATGGCAGCGACCGCAGCTGGGGTGAATCCAGCAGCGACGCCTGGCAGCTGCTGCTGCGCGGTGCCGACCCGTTCGCCACCGATGCCGGCTATGCCGATCTGCTGCGCAACAGCCAAGTGGTCTTCAGCGCGGTGCGCGAAGGCCGCACCCTGGGCGCCGAGGCAGGCCCGGAGGGCAACGCATGA
- a CDS encoding ABC transporter ATP-binding protein, with protein MSASASSLVQLSNVRIDRSGRTILRDVSLQVPKGSITAVLGPSGSGKSTLLAALTGELRPVAGEVTLFGKPIPHDSSALLEMRKSVGVLLQGNGLLTDLTVAENVALPLRTHTRLPAVVLRRLVQMKLHAVGLLAAAEAWPRELSGGMARRVALARALALDPPLMIYDEPLTGLDPIASGVIMSLIQRLNHSLGLTSIIVSHHVHETLPICDQVIAIANGGIVFQGTPEALQSSQDPLLRQFLHGQPDGPIPFDAAPRARVA; from the coding sequence ATGTCGGCTTCCGCCTCCAGTCTGGTGCAGTTATCCAACGTCCGCATCGACCGGAGCGGGCGCACGATCCTGCGCGATGTGTCGCTGCAGGTGCCCAAGGGCAGCATCACCGCCGTGCTGGGTCCATCCGGAAGCGGCAAGTCGACCCTGCTGGCGGCATTGACCGGCGAACTGCGCCCGGTCGCCGGCGAGGTCACGCTGTTCGGCAAGCCGATCCCGCACGACAGCAGCGCGCTGCTGGAAATGCGCAAGAGCGTGGGCGTGCTGCTGCAGGGCAACGGCCTGCTGACCGACCTCACCGTGGCCGAGAACGTGGCGCTGCCGCTGCGCACCCATACCCGCCTGCCGGCGGTCGTGCTGCGCCGGCTGGTGCAGATGAAGCTGCACGCGGTGGGCCTGCTGGCCGCCGCCGAGGCCTGGCCGCGCGAGCTGTCCGGCGGCATGGCGCGCCGCGTGGCACTGGCCCGCGCGCTGGCACTGGACCCGCCGCTGATGATCTACGACGAGCCGCTGACCGGGCTGGACCCGATCGCCTCGGGGGTGATCATGAGCCTGATCCAGCGCCTCAACCACAGCCTGGGCCTGACCAGCATCATCGTCAGCCACCACGTGCACGAGACCCTGCCGATCTGCGACCAGGTGATCGCCATCGCCAATGGCGGCATCGTGTTCCAGGGCACGCCCGAGGCGCTGCAATCCAGCCAGGACCCGCTGCTGCGGCAGTTCCTGCATGGCCAGCCCGATGGCCCCATTCCGTTCGATGCCGCGCCGCGCGCGAGGGTTGCCTGA
- a CDS encoding MlaE family lipid ABC transporter permease subunit, which yields MPFVQATRSLGRAGLFSLTVLRGSLPTRDFLAELTREIYKIGARSLPIIAVGGAFVGLVLTLQGYRTLTTFGAADALSTLLGLSLYRELAPVLTALLFIGRAGSSIAAELGLMRATDQIKALELMAIDPVAKAVAPRFWAAVLTVPLLTGIFCSLAISASYFEAVHVLGLDNGVFWSALRNSVDFWDDFGVAMLKSAIFGGTAALVAAYVGFHAEPTIEGTSVATTRAVVNASLLVLMFNFVLSAMLFT from the coding sequence ATGCCGTTCGTGCAAGCCACCCGTTCGCTGGGCCGCGCCGGCCTGTTCTCGCTGACCGTGCTGCGCGGTTCGCTGCCCACGCGTGATTTCCTGGCCGAGCTGACCCGCGAGATCTACAAGATCGGCGCGCGCTCGCTGCCGATCATCGCCGTCGGCGGCGCCTTCGTCGGCCTGGTGCTGACCCTGCAGGGCTACCGCACGCTGACCACCTTCGGTGCGGCCGACGCGCTGTCGACCCTGCTCGGCCTGTCGCTGTACCGCGAACTGGCGCCGGTGCTGACCGCGCTGCTGTTCATCGGTCGCGCCGGCAGTTCCATCGCCGCCGAACTGGGCCTGATGCGAGCCACCGACCAGATCAAGGCGCTGGAACTGATGGCGATCGATCCGGTGGCCAAGGCGGTGGCGCCGCGCTTCTGGGCGGCGGTGCTGACCGTGCCGCTGCTGACCGGCATCTTCTGCTCGCTGGCGATCAGTGCCAGCTACTTCGAAGCGGTGCATGTGCTGGGCCTGGACAACGGCGTGTTCTGGTCGGCGCTGCGCAACAGCGTCGATTTCTGGGATGACTTCGGCGTGGCGATGCTGAAGTCGGCGATCTTCGGCGGCACCGCCGCGCTGGTTGCCGCCTACGTTGGTTTCCACGCCGAGCCGACCATCGAGGGCACCTCGGTGGCGACCACCCGTGCGGTGGTCAACGCCTCGCTGCTGGTGCTGATGTTCAACTTCGTGTTGTCGGCAATGTTGTTCACCTAA
- the mlaD gene encoding outer membrane lipid asymmetry maintenance protein MlaD, producing MAIRGPRLEFSVGAFLLLALASLMVLAVASTNQRWSWGSQGYELKARFSQVGQLRKQAPVKIGGVTVGQVASIDLDPVKFESIVTLRMDSKVKDLPADTSAGIFTSGLLGESYIGLQPGGDPDVLKAGDEIVFTQPAVDLIQLVGKYMFSGGAGGGAGQKPNDGAQAPATEPQP from the coding sequence ATGGCCATCCGCGGTCCCAGACTCGAATTCTCCGTCGGCGCCTTCCTGCTGCTGGCCCTGGCCTCGCTGATGGTGCTGGCCGTGGCCTCGACCAACCAGCGCTGGAGCTGGGGAAGCCAGGGCTACGAGCTGAAAGCACGCTTCTCCCAGGTCGGCCAGCTGCGCAAGCAGGCCCCGGTGAAGATCGGCGGCGTCACCGTCGGCCAGGTCGCCTCGATCGACCTGGACCCGGTGAAGTTCGAATCGATCGTGACCCTGCGCATGGACAGCAAGGTCAAGGACCTGCCGGCAGACACCTCGGCCGGCATCTTCACCAGTGGTTTGCTCGGCGAGAGCTATATCGGTCTGCAGCCGGGCGGTGATCCGGACGTGCTGAAGGCCGGCGACGAGATCGTCTTCACCCAGCCCGCCGTGGACCTGATCCAGCTGGTCGGCAAGTACATGTTCAGTGGCGGCGCCGGTGGCGGCGCTGGTCAGAAGCCCAACGATGGCGCGCAGGCGCCTGCAACGGAACCGCAACCATGA
- a CDS encoding MlaC/ttg2D family ABC transporter substrate-binding protein, which yields MKMKLIPALLASALLAATPFLAQAQAAAPAAAATQGQAGKVVIDASTRILTTLQQRRSEFSSNPASLRSYIDSELNRTFDRDYAARLVLGPHARGASDADIKLFADAMADSLMQRYGSTLLNIQGKPSFRLKGESPLPGNRGVRVSTELVRAGSEPTPVEYWMRNVNGQWKIFDVNIEGISYVQTFRNQFDTPLRQKGIKQVASELHSGSMQAGPAGNGK from the coding sequence ATGAAGATGAAACTGATCCCGGCCCTGCTCGCTTCGGCGCTGCTGGCAGCTACTCCGTTCCTCGCCCAGGCCCAGGCCGCCGCCCCTGCCGCAGCCGCGACCCAGGGCCAGGCCGGCAAGGTGGTGATCGATGCCAGCACGCGCATCCTCACCACCCTGCAGCAGCGCCGGAGCGAGTTCAGCAGCAACCCCGCCAGCCTGCGCAGCTACATCGACAGCGAATTGAACCGCACCTTCGATCGCGACTACGCCGCGCGCCTGGTGCTGGGCCCGCACGCCCGCGGCGCCTCGGATGCCGACATCAAGCTGTTCGCCGATGCCATGGCCGACAGCCTGATGCAGCGCTACGGTTCGACCCTGCTCAACATCCAGGGCAAGCCGAGCTTCCGCCTGAAGGGCGAGAGCCCGCTGCCGGGCAACCGCGGCGTGCGCGTCAGCACCGAACTGGTGCGTGCCGGCAGCGAGCCGACCCCGGTCGAGTACTGGATGCGCAACGTCAACGGCCAGTGGAAGATCTTCGACGTCAACATCGAAGGCATCTCCTACGTGCAGACCTTCCGCAACCAGTTCGACACCCCGCTACGCCAGAAGGGCATCAAGCAGGTGGCCAGCGAGCTGCACAGCGGCAGCATGCAGGCCGGGCCCGCGGGCAATGGCAAGTAA
- a CDS encoding STAS domain-containing protein, whose protein sequence is MASNALALLEGDTLRLRGVLDRAAVIALWPQLQALPAQLARLELGEVERVDSAGLALLAELAARARKAGHPLAISGAPAGYNELSAAYRLSPDLDFNATSAAS, encoded by the coding sequence ATGGCAAGTAACGCACTGGCACTGCTGGAAGGCGACACCCTGCGCCTGCGCGGGGTGCTGGATCGTGCCGCAGTGATCGCACTGTGGCCGCAGCTGCAGGCGCTGCCCGCCCAGCTGGCACGGCTGGAGCTGGGCGAGGTCGAGCGCGTGGACAGCGCCGGCCTGGCCCTGCTGGCCGAACTGGCGGCACGTGCACGCAAGGCCGGCCACCCGCTGGCGATTTCCGGCGCGCCGGCCGGCTACAACGAACTGAGCGCGGCCTACCGGCTGTCGCCCGACCTGGATTTCAACGCTACTTCTGCTGCGAGCTGA
- a CDS encoding MlaA family lipoprotein, whose amino-acid sequence MNVVRTLPLIVLATALTACAGKPARSDAPVASTVVPANAAAEAPSAVADGGTVDPAVAAPAAQAPVATAPSPATPAAPVDGNAANTAAATAPGGDDDFDALYGGAGNTTNAAAYDPWEPFNRKVHTFNNAVDRGIARPLATAYTHVVPRFARTGVSNFFSNLRAPVTITNQLLQGRGADAWDSLGRFLMNSTLGIGGLFDPASKAMVPRRNEDFGQTLGVWGWRRSRYVELPFFGPRTVRDVFGLAGDIPLSPIRRIEEDKVRIGLQGLQLVDTRAQLLAIDDLRDTAVDEYSLVRDAWMQRRNYQIENDLRSKRDRGHDDANSPIPVDAMPMPQWTH is encoded by the coding sequence ATGAACGTCGTACGCACTCTCCCCCTGATCGTCCTGGCCACCGCCCTGACCGCCTGCGCCGGCAAGCCCGCGCGCAGCGATGCACCGGTGGCCAGCACCGTGGTTCCGGCCAATGCCGCTGCCGAAGCCCCCTCTGCAGTTGCCGATGGCGGAACGGTCGACCCTGCCGTGGCCGCTCCGGCGGCGCAGGCGCCGGTTGCCACGGCCCCATCGCCGGCCACTCCGGCAGCGCCCGTTGATGGCAATGCAGCGAACACCGCAGCAGCCACCGCACCCGGCGGCGACGATGATTTCGACGCCCTCTATGGCGGCGCCGGCAATACCACCAACGCGGCGGCCTACGATCCGTGGGAACCGTTCAACCGCAAGGTGCATACCTTCAACAACGCGGTCGACCGCGGCATCGCCCGTCCGCTGGCGACCGCCTATACCCATGTGGTGCCGCGCTTCGCCCGTACCGGCGTCAGCAACTTCTTCAGCAACCTGCGTGCGCCGGTGACCATCACCAACCAGCTGCTGCAGGGCCGCGGGGCCGATGCATGGGACAGCCTGGGCCGCTTCCTGATGAACAGCACGCTGGGTATCGGCGGCCTGTTCGATCCGGCCAGCAAGGCGATGGTGCCGCGTCGCAATGAAGACTTCGGCCAGACCCTGGGCGTGTGGGGCTGGCGTCGCTCGCGGTACGTGGAACTGCCGTTCTTCGGCCCGCGTACCGTGCGTGATGTGTTCGGCCTGGCCGGTGACATCCCGCTGTCGCCGATCCGCCGCATCGAAGAAGACAAGGTCCGCATCGGCCTGCAGGGCCTGCAGCTGGTCGACACCCGCGCTCAGCTGCTGGCGATCGACGACCTGCGCGACACCGCGGTGGACGAGTACTCGCTGGTCCGCGATGCGTGGATGCAGCGCCGCAACTACCAGATCGAGAACGACCTGCGCAGCAAGCGCGACCGTGGCCACGACGATGCCAATTCGCCGATCCCGGTCGATGCAATGCCGATGCCGCAGTGGACCCACTGA
- a CDS encoding glutathione peroxidase, giving the protein MSTSIQDISLTTIDGQPSSLADYRGKVLLLVNVASKCGLTPQYEGLQALYAEKHAQGLEVLGFPANNFLGQEPGSEAEIQQFCQLTYDVSFPMFSKISVAGDDAHPLYQQLTAAQPQSIGEGPLRERLASKEIPIHPAPAVLWNFEKFLVGRDGKVVARFAPDVAADDARLREAIEAALAA; this is encoded by the coding sequence GTGAGCACTTCGATCCAGGACATTTCCCTCACCACCATCGACGGCCAGCCGTCCTCGCTTGCCGACTACCGGGGCAAGGTGCTGCTGCTGGTCAACGTCGCCTCCAAGTGCGGCCTGACCCCGCAGTACGAAGGCCTGCAGGCGCTGTATGCGGAAAAGCATGCACAGGGCCTGGAAGTGCTGGGCTTCCCGGCCAACAACTTCCTCGGCCAGGAGCCGGGCAGCGAGGCGGAAATCCAGCAGTTCTGCCAGCTCACCTACGATGTCAGCTTCCCGATGTTCTCCAAGATCAGCGTGGCCGGCGACGACGCCCACCCGCTGTACCAGCAGCTGACCGCCGCACAGCCGCAGTCGATCGGTGAAGGCCCGTTGCGCGAGCGCCTGGCCAGCAAGGAGATTCCGATTCATCCGGCACCGGCGGTGCTGTGGAACTTCGAGAAATTCCTGGTCGGCCGCGACGGCAAGGTCGTCGCACGCTTTGCCCCGGACGTGGCCGCCGACGATGCGCGCCTGCGCGAGGCCATCGAGGCGGCGCTGGCGGCTTGA
- the rmuC gene encoding DNA recombination protein RmuC: MQTEFLLIGGLLLAVLILQLVALLRRPPHDRLEQAVREEARSGRSELREQLDGFARALTDLSTRTDQRLDLLREALGEDARKARAEAADSQQRGAALMGQRLQELRGQLETFGQQQEARIHAFGQQLQELTARTDTQLGALRQTLVDDARKGREEGAQSQQRLTESLGLRLQELTQRNEQRIAEMRTTLEEQLRALQNDNAQKLEQMRHTVDEKLQSTLETRLGNSFKLVSERLEQVQRGLGEMQQLATGVGDLKRVLTNVKNRGSWGEVQLENILEQTLTQEQYARAVKVRPDSGEMVDIAVRLPGRSSDDTPVWLPIDSKFPREDYERLLDAQEQGDAEGVRLQGIQLERAVRVQAKSICDKYIAPPHTTDFAVMFLPTEGLYAEVIRRPGLVDLLQREHRVVVAGPTTVTALLNSLQMGFRTLAIEQRSSEVWSLLGAVKSEFGKFAGILEKAEKQITTVGRSIGEASRKTRTIERRLRGVESLAAEQAQSLLGDLAEGDATGEAEDEGSDGEEA; encoded by the coding sequence ATGCAAACCGAATTCCTGCTCATTGGCGGCCTTCTATTGGCCGTGCTCATCCTGCAGCTGGTCGCCCTGCTGCGCCGCCCGCCGCATGACCGCCTGGAACAGGCCGTACGCGAGGAGGCCCGCTCCGGGCGCAGCGAACTGCGCGAGCAGCTCGATGGCTTCGCCCGCGCGCTGACCGACCTGTCCACCCGCACCGACCAGCGCCTGGACCTGCTGCGCGAAGCGCTCGGCGAAGATGCCCGCAAGGCGCGTGCCGAGGCCGCCGACAGCCAGCAGCGTGGCGCGGCCTTGATGGGACAGCGGCTGCAGGAACTGCGCGGCCAGCTGGAAACCTTTGGCCAGCAGCAGGAGGCACGCATCCACGCCTTCGGCCAGCAGTTGCAGGAACTCACCGCGCGCACCGATACCCAGCTCGGTGCACTGCGCCAGACCCTGGTGGACGACGCGCGCAAGGGCCGCGAGGAAGGCGCGCAGTCGCAGCAGCGCCTGACCGAGAGCCTGGGCCTGCGCCTGCAGGAACTGACCCAGCGCAACGAGCAGCGCATCGCCGAGATGCGCACCACGCTGGAAGAACAGCTGCGCGCGCTGCAGAACGACAACGCGCAGAAGCTGGAGCAGATGCGCCACACCGTCGATGAGAAGCTGCAGTCGACGCTGGAAACGCGGCTGGGCAATTCCTTCAAGCTGGTCTCCGAGCGCCTTGAGCAGGTGCAGCGTGGCCTTGGCGAGATGCAGCAGCTGGCCACCGGCGTGGGCGACCTCAAGCGCGTGCTCACCAACGTCAAGAACCGCGGCAGCTGGGGCGAAGTGCAGCTGGAGAACATCCTCGAGCAGACCCTGACCCAGGAGCAGTACGCGCGTGCGGTGAAAGTGCGTCCGGACAGCGGTGAAATGGTCGATATCGCGGTGCGCCTGCCGGGCCGCAGCAGCGACGACACGCCGGTGTGGCTGCCGATCGACTCCAAGTTCCCGCGCGAGGACTACGAACGTCTGCTCGATGCGCAGGAGCAGGGCGATGCCGAGGGCGTGCGGCTGCAGGGCATCCAGCTGGAACGCGCGGTGCGCGTGCAGGCCAAGTCGATCTGCGACAAGTACATCGCGCCGCCGCACACCACCGACTTCGCGGTGATGTTCCTGCCCACCGAAGGCCTGTATGCCGAGGTGATCCGGCGCCCCGGCCTGGTCGACCTGCTGCAGCGCGAGCATCGCGTGGTGGTGGCCGGGCCGACCACGGTCACCGCGCTGCTCAACAGCCTGCAGATGGGTTTCCGCACGCTGGCCATCGAACAGCGCTCCAGCGAGGTGTGGAGCCTGCTGGGCGCGGTGAAGAGCGAGTTCGGCAAGTTCGCCGGCATCCTCGAGAAGGCCGAAAAGCAGATCACCACCGTCGGCCGCAGCATCGGCGAGGCCAGCCGCAAGACGCGCACCATCGAGCGCCGCCTGCGCGGCGTGGAATCGCTGGCTGCCGAACAGGCGCAGTCGCTGCTGGGCGACCTGGCCGAGGGGGACGCCACGGGAGAGGCCGAGGACGAGGGCAGCGACGGCGAGGAGGCCTGA
- a CDS encoding glutathione S-transferase family protein yields the protein MLALYGKPTSINVRKVLWLCAGLDLPLHHEPAPAPDLLATLNPNRQVPVLRDGGFVLWESNSICRYLATRAGRDDLLPATTQARARVEQWMDWQASDLNSAWRHVFMARVRQHPDYPDDARAEASLVQWNRLMGVLDAQLAATDSYVAGNTFTLADVVLGLSTQRWRSTPGSTPALPNVGAWFERLRQQPGFAEHVDNGVA from the coding sequence ATGCTCGCTCTGTACGGAAAGCCCACCTCGATCAATGTCCGCAAGGTGCTGTGGCTGTGCGCCGGGCTCGACCTGCCGCTGCACCACGAACCGGCGCCGGCGCCGGACCTGCTGGCCACGCTGAACCCCAACCGGCAGGTACCGGTACTGCGCGACGGCGGCTTCGTGCTGTGGGAGTCCAACAGCATCTGCCGTTACCTGGCCACACGCGCCGGGCGCGACGACCTGCTGCCCGCCACCACTCAGGCGCGGGCCCGCGTCGAGCAGTGGATGGACTGGCAGGCCAGCGACCTCAACAGCGCCTGGCGCCACGTGTTCATGGCCCGGGTGCGGCAACACCCGGACTACCCGGATGATGCCCGCGCCGAGGCCAGCCTGGTGCAGTGGAATCGATTGATGGGCGTGCTTGATGCGCAGCTCGCCGCTACGGACAGCTACGTGGCGGGCAACACCTTCACCCTCGCCGATGTCGTGCTGGGCCTGTCGACCCAGCGCTGGCGCAGCACGCCCGGCAGCACGCCTGCGCTGCCGAACGTGGGGGCCTGGTTCGAACGCCTGCGCCAGCAACCCGGTTTTGCCGAACACGTCGACAACGGCGTGGCCTGA